In Phyllostomus discolor isolate MPI-MPIP mPhyDis1 chromosome 2, mPhyDis1.pri.v3, whole genome shotgun sequence, the following are encoded in one genomic region:
- the LOC114513743 gene encoding C-type lectin domain family 12 member A isoform X2 gives MSEEVTYADLKFQDSSKIEHVQKFDQVGIKVHLTSKREMEKLKKLQNFKEELQKNVSLQLMYNMDICKKIRNISTTLQELATKLCYELYRREPEHKCKPCPKEWMWHEDSCYKLFKNYDTWQNSGKTCSAHNASLLKIRNKSVLEFIKSQELYNYWLGLSPRKVYTKYKNLDETLISSNWFTRNTSDLSDGKYCGFITNIEYVFYDYCTSRKYSVCEKLADPVKIESTLMNEEPDERM, from the exons ATGTCTGAAGAAGTTACTTATGCAGATCTAAAATTCCAAGACTCCAGCAAGATAGAACATGTGCAGAAGTTTGACCAAGTTGGtataaaag TTCACCTAACTtcaaagagagaaatggaaaaattaaaaaaactacaaaatttcAAAGAAGAACTTCAGAAAAATGTTTCTCTACAACTGATGTATAATATGGATATTTGCAAGAAGATCAGGAACATCTCTACCACACTGCAAGAACTGGCCACCAAATTATGTTATGAGCTATATAGAAGAGAACCAG AGCATAAATGTAAACCTTGTCCAAAAGAATGGATGTGGCATGAGGACAGctgttataaattatttaaaaattatgacacaTGGCAAAATAGTGGCAAGACATGTTCTGCTCACAATGCCAGCCTGTTGAAGATTAGGAACAAAAGTGTCTTG GAATTTATAAAGTCCCAGGAGTTATATAACTATTGGCTAGGATTATCTCCCAGGAAAGTTTacacaaaatacaaaaacttGGATGAGACATTAATCTCCTCTAATTG gttTACAAGAAACACAAGTGACTTAAGTGATGGAAAATATTGTGGATTTATAACAAATATAGAATATGTTTTTTATGATTACTGCACTTCCCGAAAATATTCTGTATGTGAAAAGTTAGCTGATCCAGTGAAGATTGAGAGCACACTCATGAATGAAGAACCAGATGAAAGGATGTAG
- the LOC114513743 gene encoding C-type lectin domain family 12 member A isoform X1, protein MSEEVTYADLKFQDSSKIEHVQKFDQVGIKAPSAPSHGLHKRDLALILLCLLLMTGLGILGSMFHLTSKREMEKLKKLQNFKEELQKNVSLQLMYNMDICKKIRNISTTLQELATKLCYELYRREPEHKCKPCPKEWMWHEDSCYKLFKNYDTWQNSGKTCSAHNASLLKIRNKSVLEFIKSQELYNYWLGLSPRKVYTKYKNLDETLISSNWFTRNTSDLSDGKYCGFITNIEYVFYDYCTSRKYSVCEKLADPVKIESTLMNEEPDERM, encoded by the exons ATGTCTGAAGAAGTTACTTATGCAGATCTAAAATTCCAAGACTCCAGCAAGATAGAACATGTGCAGAAGTTTGACCAAGTTGGtataaaag CACCTTCTGCTCCTTCCCATGGGTTGCATAAAAGAGACTTGGCTCTTATTCTTCTGTGCCTTCTGCTGATGACTGGATTGGGAATCTTAGGAAGCATGT TTCACCTAACTtcaaagagagaaatggaaaaattaaaaaaactacaaaatttcAAAGAAGAACTTCAGAAAAATGTTTCTCTACAACTGATGTATAATATGGATATTTGCAAGAAGATCAGGAACATCTCTACCACACTGCAAGAACTGGCCACCAAATTATGTTATGAGCTATATAGAAGAGAACCAG AGCATAAATGTAAACCTTGTCCAAAAGAATGGATGTGGCATGAGGACAGctgttataaattatttaaaaattatgacacaTGGCAAAATAGTGGCAAGACATGTTCTGCTCACAATGCCAGCCTGTTGAAGATTAGGAACAAAAGTGTCTTG GAATTTATAAAGTCCCAGGAGTTATATAACTATTGGCTAGGATTATCTCCCAGGAAAGTTTacacaaaatacaaaaacttGGATGAGACATTAATCTCCTCTAATTG gttTACAAGAAACACAAGTGACTTAAGTGATGGAAAATATTGTGGATTTATAACAAATATAGAATATGTTTTTTATGATTACTGCACTTCCCGAAAATATTCTGTATGTGAAAAGTTAGCTGATCCAGTGAAGATTGAGAGCACACTCATGAATGAAGAACCAGATGAAAGGATGTAG